A single region of the Panthera tigris isolate Pti1 chromosome B1, P.tigris_Pti1_mat1.1, whole genome shotgun sequence genome encodes:
- the MAB21L2 gene encoding protein mab-21-like 2, protein MIAAQAKLVYQLNKYYTERCQARKAAIAKTIREVCKVVSDVLKEVEVQEPRFISSLSEIDARYEGLEVISPTEFEVVLYLNQMGVFNFVDDGSLPGCAVLKLSDGRKRSMSLWVEFITASGYLSARKIRSRFQTLVAQAVDKCSYRDVVKMIADTSEVKLRIRERYVVQITPAFKCTGIWPRSAAQWPMPHIPWPGPNRVAEVKAEGFNLLSKECYSLTGKQSSAESDAWVLQFGEAENRLLMGGCRNKCLSVLKTLRDRHLELPGQPLNNYHMKTLLLYECEKHPRETDWDEACLGDRLNGILLQLISCLQCRRCPHYFLPNLDLFQGKPHSALESAAKQTWRLAREILTNPKSLDKL, encoded by the coding sequence ATGATCGCCGCTCAGGCCAAGCTGGTTTACCAGCTCAATAAATACTACACTGAGCGCTGCCAAGCGCGCAAGGCGGCCATCGCCAAGACCATCCGAGAGGTCTGTAAGGTGGTCTCGGACGTGCTAAAGGAAGTGGAGGTGCAGGAGCCTCGCTTCATCAGCTCCCTGAGCGAGATCGACGCCCGCTACGAGGGGCTGGAGGTCATCTCGCCCACGGAATTCGAGGTGGTGCTCTACCTAAACCAGATGGGCGTCTTCAACTTCGTAGACGACGGCTCCCTGCCCGGCTGCGCGGTGCTCAAACTGAGTGATGGGCGGAAGCGGAGCATGTCTCTCTGGGTCGAGTTCATCACTGCGTCCGGCTACCTCTCGGCGCGCAAGATCCGCTCGCGTTTCCAGACCCTGGTGGCTCAGGCAGTGGACAAGTGCAGCTATCGAGATGTGGTCAAGATGATCGCGGACACCAGCGAGGTCAAGTTGCGCATCAGGGAGCGCTACGTGGTGCAAATCACCCCTGCGTTCAAGTGCACCGGTATCTGGCCTCGCAGTGCGGCACAGTGGCCTATGCCCCATATCCCCTGGCCTGGCCCCAATCGGGTAGCGGAGGTCAAGGCCGAAGGGTTCAACTTGCTGTCGAAGGAATGCTACTCACTGACCGGCAAGCAGAGCTCCGCGGAGAGCGATGCCTGGGTGCTCCAGTTCGGGGAGGCTGAGAACCGCCTGCTGATGGGCGGCTGCCGAAACAAGTGTCTCTCGGTGTTGAAGACGCTGCGGGATCGCCACCTGGAGCTGCCGGGCCAGCCGCTCAATAACTACCACATGAAGACGCTGCTGCTGTACGAGTGCGAGAAACACCCGCGGGAAACGGACTGGGACGAGGCGTGCCTCGGCGATCGGCTCAACGGCATCCTGCTGCAGCTCATCTCCTGCCTGCAGTGCCGCCGCTGCCCTCACTACTTTCTGCCCAACCTCGACCTTTTTCAGGGCAAGCCCCATTCGGCCCTGGAGAGCGCTGCCAAGCAGACCTGGAGGTTGGCCAGGGAAATTCTCACCAATCCCAAAAGCCTGGACAAACTATAG